CCAGCACTTTGTAGGAGCTTTGGGCTTGTGCCACTATATATCACACAAAGCTATGAGCAGATTAAAAAATACTATGGTGAAGATGATGTAAAAATTATCCGCGCTAATGTCGCTTATCAAGTTATCTTTCGTATGAATAGCTTTGAAGATGCAGAAACCCTAAGCAAAATGATAGGGGATTTTACACGAGAAAAGACAAGCACATCAAAAGGCAACCTTGATATGCTTAAGCAAAATATCTCCACTAATGCTGAAGGCTATAAACTCATCACTGCACAAGATATTCTTAGCAATCCAATGGATAAAATCTACATTCTCGTGGGCGGATTCTTAAATCGCCCCATAAAAGCAGATGTCAATTTTTGGTTTAAGCTCAAAGAATGGCAAGGAGCTGACAAAATCCCCTATATCCCACCAGAGACACAATCACAAGAAGTAGTGCAGAATCTAGGCAAAGATTTAGTAAAGGAAAATAAGGAAGAATGCAATGTTTATGAATACAAATTTAGGGGGCTTAAGGGCTACTAGCACAAAGTCCAAATCTGTGCTTAAGAGATGAAAAGCATAGTTTTGGGCTTTGCCCACTCTTGCAAGTATTAGCGTTTGGTTGGTAACAAAATGCCTTGCTTGCAAGAGAATTTTTCTAAGGAGTGCCTATGCAAGAACAACAAGAGCAGACACCCACACTGCCAGAGGGAGCAATCCCTATCAGCCAAGAAGAAGCAAATGAGCTGCTTGAGTTAGGATTAGCTCAAACACAAGATGTGGCTATCCAAGAGAGCGAAGCCTAAAAATACCAAAACACAAGGAGAAAAAATGTCAGCACAACCAAAAAAATGGGAAGAATACACACACGAGGAAAGAAAAGAGAGTTTTAATAACTACGCCAAATACAACATTATCCAAGCCATAAAGAGCAAAAGCGCGCCTTGGCTTGAGGCAAAAAATGCTAAAGAACTCCAACATACTAGACCATTTAACGCCCAGACAGGCAGACCCTATGAGGGACTAAATGCAATTTTACTAGAGAGTAAGCAAAAAGAACTTGGCTATGAAAATGGCTCGTGGATTACTGCCAAGCAAGCTAATTTTCTAGGAGCAAAGCTCACAGGGGAGCAGCTTAAACAAATGCAGGGCGTTAAAATCTCTTATATCAAAACCAAAGAAGCTACTAAGGTGCTTGATAAAAAAGGGAATCCAAAGACAAAGCCACAAGTTGATAAAAATGGCAATACCAAAATCAATCCAAAAACAAATAAGCCCTACTATGATTTTGTCTATGATATTAAGGAGCTACCTGCACCAATCCTAGAGACTACAACGCTCTATCACACTTCACAAATCCCAAGCCTTGATAAAAGCAGGCTCAAAGAGCTTGATTTATCACTCAATGAGCCAAAAGACATAACAACAAACTATCTTAAGGGCATAGGCTTAACTGAACACACACAAAAGCAAATTAGCA
This DNA window, taken from Helicobacter canis, encodes the following:
- a CDS encoding ArdC-like ssDNA-binding domain-containing protein is translated as MSAQPKKWEEYTHEERKESFNNYAKYNIIQAIKSKSAPWLEAKNAKELQHTRPFNAQTGRPYEGLNAILLESKQKELGYENGSWITAKQANFLGAKLTGEQLKQMQGVKISYIKTKEATKVLDKKGNPKTKPQVDKNGNTKINPKTNKPYYDFVYDIKELPAPILETTTLYHTSQIPSLDKSRLKELDLSLNEPKDITTNYLKGIGLTEHTQKQISNYLQAQAGLEQYRPLPKPQPDISHNKSQESAMQR